From one Neofelis nebulosa isolate mNeoNeb1 chromosome 4, mNeoNeb1.pri, whole genome shotgun sequence genomic stretch:
- the MKRN2 gene encoding E3 ubiquitin-protein ligase makorin-2 isoform X1 produces MLPSLSPWYFMHGVCREGNQCLFSHDLANSKPSTICKYYQKGYCAYGTRCRYDHTRPSAAAGGAVGTVPHGVSSPGFHSPHPSSDLTASIVKTNLHEPGKREKRTLVLRDRNLSGMAEEKTCPSVVSNPGGCSDLQNGPEMKPHSYLDAIRSGLDDLEASSSYSSEQQLCPYAAAGECRFGDACVYLHGEVCEICRLRVLHPFDPEQRKAHEKICMSTFEHEMEKAFAFQASQDKVCSICMEVVLEKASASERRFGILSNCNHTYCLSCIRQWRCAKQFENPIIKSCPECRVISEFVIPSVYWVEDQNKKNELIEAFKQGMGKKACKYFEQGKGTCPFGSKCLYRHAYPDGRLAEPEKPRKQLSSEGTVRFFNSVRLWDFIENRESRHVPNTEDVDMTELGDLFMHLSGVESSEP; encoded by the exons ATGTTGCCCTCTCTCAGCCCATG GTATTTTATGCATGGTGTGTGTCGGGAAGGAAACCAGTGCCTGTTCTCACATGACTTGGCCAACAGCAAGCCATCCACCATCTGCAAGTACTATCAGAAGGGCTACTGCGCCTATGGGACTCGTTGCAG ATACGATCACACGAGACCTTCTGCTGCAGCTGGTGGTGCTGTGGGCACTGTGCCCCATGGTGTGTCCTCCCCGGGTTTCCATAGTCCTCACCCTTCTTCTGACCTCACTGCATCTATTGTGAAAACTAACTTACATGAGCCTGGGAAACGTGAAAAGAGAACACTGGTACTTCGAGACCGAA ATCTCTCTGGCATGGCTGAAGAAAAGACTTGCCCAAGTGTGGTGAGTAATCCAGGAGGCTGCAGCGATCTCCAGAATGGCCCAGAGATGAAGCCACATTCCTACCTCGATGCCATCAGGAGTGGCCTTGATGACTTAGAAGCCAGCAGCTCCTACAGCAGTGAGCAGCAGCTGTGCCCCTATGCGGCTGCTGGGGAGTGCCGATTTGGGGATGCTTGTGTCTACCTGCACGGGGAAGTGTGTGAAATCTGTAGGTTACGAGTGCTGCACCCCTTCGACCCAGAGCAAAGGAAAGCTCATGAGAAG ATCTGCATGTCGACATTCGAACACGAGATGGAAAAGGCCTTTGCCTTCCAAGCAAGTCAGGACAAAGTGTGCAGTATCTGCATGGAAGTGGTCCTTGAGAAGGCGTCTGCTTCTGAGAGGAGGTTCGGGATTCTCTCCAACTGCAATCACACGTACTGCCTGTCCTGCATTCGGCAGTGGAGGTGTGCCAAGCAGTTTGAGAACCCAATCATTAA GTCTTGTCCAGAATGCCGTGTGATATCAGAGTTTGTAATCCCAAGTGTGTACTGGGTAGAAGATCAGAATAAAAAGAACGAGTTGATCGAAGCTTTCAAACAGGGAATGGG gAAAAAAGCTTGTAAATACTTTGAGCAAGGCAAAGGGACCTGCCCATTTGGAAGCAAATGCCTTTACCGCCATGCTTACCCTGACGGGCGGCTGGCAGAGCCTGAGAAACCTCGGAAGCAGCTCAGTTCTGAGGGCACTGTGAGG TTCTTTAATTCAGTGCGACTCTGGGATTTCATTGAGAACCGAGAAAGCCGGCATGTCCCCAATACTGAAGACGTTGACATGACAGAGCTTGGGGACCTCTTCATGCACCTGTCTGGAGTGGAGTCGTCAGAACCCTAA
- the MKRN2 gene encoding E3 ubiquitin-protein ligase makorin-2 isoform X3, translating into MHGVCREGNQCLFSHDLANSKPSTICKYYQKGYCAYGTRCRYDHTRPSAAAGGAVGTVPHGVSSPGFHSPHPSSDLTASIVKTNLHEPGKREKRTLVLRDRNLSGMAEEKTCPSVVSNPGGCSDLQNGPEMKPHSYLDAIRSGLDDLEASSSYSSEQQLCPYAAAGECRFGDACVYLHGEVCEICRLRVLHPFDPEQRKAHEKICMSTFEHEMEKAFAFQASQDKVCSICMEVVLEKASASERRFGILSNCNHTYCLSCIRQWRCAKQFENPIIKSCPECRVISEFVIPSVYWVEDQNKKNELIEAFKQGMGKKACKYFEQGKGTCPFGSKCLYRHAYPDGRLAEPEKPRKQLSSEGTVRFFNSVRLWDFIENRESRHVPNTEDVDMTELGDLFMHLSGVESSEP; encoded by the exons ATGCATGGTGTGTGTCGGGAAGGAAACCAGTGCCTGTTCTCACATGACTTGGCCAACAGCAAGCCATCCACCATCTGCAAGTACTATCAGAAGGGCTACTGCGCCTATGGGACTCGTTGCAG ATACGATCACACGAGACCTTCTGCTGCAGCTGGTGGTGCTGTGGGCACTGTGCCCCATGGTGTGTCCTCCCCGGGTTTCCATAGTCCTCACCCTTCTTCTGACCTCACTGCATCTATTGTGAAAACTAACTTACATGAGCCTGGGAAACGTGAAAAGAGAACACTGGTACTTCGAGACCGAA ATCTCTCTGGCATGGCTGAAGAAAAGACTTGCCCAAGTGTGGTGAGTAATCCAGGAGGCTGCAGCGATCTCCAGAATGGCCCAGAGATGAAGCCACATTCCTACCTCGATGCCATCAGGAGTGGCCTTGATGACTTAGAAGCCAGCAGCTCCTACAGCAGTGAGCAGCAGCTGTGCCCCTATGCGGCTGCTGGGGAGTGCCGATTTGGGGATGCTTGTGTCTACCTGCACGGGGAAGTGTGTGAAATCTGTAGGTTACGAGTGCTGCACCCCTTCGACCCAGAGCAAAGGAAAGCTCATGAGAAG ATCTGCATGTCGACATTCGAACACGAGATGGAAAAGGCCTTTGCCTTCCAAGCAAGTCAGGACAAAGTGTGCAGTATCTGCATGGAAGTGGTCCTTGAGAAGGCGTCTGCTTCTGAGAGGAGGTTCGGGATTCTCTCCAACTGCAATCACACGTACTGCCTGTCCTGCATTCGGCAGTGGAGGTGTGCCAAGCAGTTTGAGAACCCAATCATTAA GTCTTGTCCAGAATGCCGTGTGATATCAGAGTTTGTAATCCCAAGTGTGTACTGGGTAGAAGATCAGAATAAAAAGAACGAGTTGATCGAAGCTTTCAAACAGGGAATGGG gAAAAAAGCTTGTAAATACTTTGAGCAAGGCAAAGGGACCTGCCCATTTGGAAGCAAATGCCTTTACCGCCATGCTTACCCTGACGGGCGGCTGGCAGAGCCTGAGAAACCTCGGAAGCAGCTCAGTTCTGAGGGCACTGTGAGG TTCTTTAATTCAGTGCGACTCTGGGATTTCATTGAGAACCGAGAAAGCCGGCATGTCCCCAATACTGAAGACGTTGACATGACAGAGCTTGGGGACCTCTTCATGCACCTGTCTGGAGTGGAGTCGTCAGAACCCTAA
- the MKRN2 gene encoding E3 ubiquitin-protein ligase makorin-2 isoform X2: MSTKQVTCRYFMHGVCREGNQCLFSHDLANSKPSTICKYYQKGYCAYGTRCRYDHTRPSAAAGGAVGTVPHGVSSPGFHSPHPSSDLTASIVKTNLHEPGKREKRTLVLRDRNLSGMAEEKTCPSVVSNPGGCSDLQNGPEMKPHSYLDAIRSGLDDLEASSSYSSEQQLCPYAAAGECRFGDACVYLHGEVCEICRLRVLHPFDPEQRKAHEKICMSTFEHEMEKAFAFQASQDKVCSICMEVVLEKASASERRFGILSNCNHTYCLSCIRQWRCAKQFENPIIKSCPECRVISEFVIPSVYWVEDQNKKNELIEAFKQGMGKKACKYFEQGKGTCPFGSKCLYRHAYPDGRLAEPEKPRKQLSSEGTVRFFNSVRLWDFIENRESRHVPNTEDVDMTELGDLFMHLSGVESSEP, encoded by the exons ATGAGCACCAAGCAAGTCACTTGCAG GTATTTTATGCATGGTGTGTGTCGGGAAGGAAACCAGTGCCTGTTCTCACATGACTTGGCCAACAGCAAGCCATCCACCATCTGCAAGTACTATCAGAAGGGCTACTGCGCCTATGGGACTCGTTGCAG ATACGATCACACGAGACCTTCTGCTGCAGCTGGTGGTGCTGTGGGCACTGTGCCCCATGGTGTGTCCTCCCCGGGTTTCCATAGTCCTCACCCTTCTTCTGACCTCACTGCATCTATTGTGAAAACTAACTTACATGAGCCTGGGAAACGTGAAAAGAGAACACTGGTACTTCGAGACCGAA ATCTCTCTGGCATGGCTGAAGAAAAGACTTGCCCAAGTGTGGTGAGTAATCCAGGAGGCTGCAGCGATCTCCAGAATGGCCCAGAGATGAAGCCACATTCCTACCTCGATGCCATCAGGAGTGGCCTTGATGACTTAGAAGCCAGCAGCTCCTACAGCAGTGAGCAGCAGCTGTGCCCCTATGCGGCTGCTGGGGAGTGCCGATTTGGGGATGCTTGTGTCTACCTGCACGGGGAAGTGTGTGAAATCTGTAGGTTACGAGTGCTGCACCCCTTCGACCCAGAGCAAAGGAAAGCTCATGAGAAG ATCTGCATGTCGACATTCGAACACGAGATGGAAAAGGCCTTTGCCTTCCAAGCAAGTCAGGACAAAGTGTGCAGTATCTGCATGGAAGTGGTCCTTGAGAAGGCGTCTGCTTCTGAGAGGAGGTTCGGGATTCTCTCCAACTGCAATCACACGTACTGCCTGTCCTGCATTCGGCAGTGGAGGTGTGCCAAGCAGTTTGAGAACCCAATCATTAA GTCTTGTCCAGAATGCCGTGTGATATCAGAGTTTGTAATCCCAAGTGTGTACTGGGTAGAAGATCAGAATAAAAAGAACGAGTTGATCGAAGCTTTCAAACAGGGAATGGG gAAAAAAGCTTGTAAATACTTTGAGCAAGGCAAAGGGACCTGCCCATTTGGAAGCAAATGCCTTTACCGCCATGCTTACCCTGACGGGCGGCTGGCAGAGCCTGAGAAACCTCGGAAGCAGCTCAGTTCTGAGGGCACTGTGAGG TTCTTTAATTCAGTGCGACTCTGGGATTTCATTGAGAACCGAGAAAGCCGGCATGTCCCCAATACTGAAGACGTTGACATGACAGAGCTTGGGGACCTCTTCATGCACCTGTCTGGAGTGGAGTCGTCAGAACCCTAA